A window of Cucurbita pepo subsp. pepo cultivar mu-cu-16 chromosome LG06, ASM280686v2, whole genome shotgun sequence contains these coding sequences:
- the LOC111796477 gene encoding spindle and kinetochore-associated protein 2 isoform X2 — protein sequence MALDRLHQHHQAADGLTNLFTKANHDLSVVQYRLEKEFQQIYPDSANPMKLALRIKKIRDDISTLKEQCREVLMAKQDVIDKARTVLVGNRNMLHKMQASMGKPFVSDDDDPAFVQFKQITEEWTTQVQSKIDGQEDAESSDVNKLLFSAVVQE from the exons ATGGCGCTCGATCGTCttcatcaacatcatcaagcaGCCGATGGATTGACGAACTTATTCACGAAGGCCAATCACGATCTCTCGGTTGTTCAATACAGGCTCGAGAAGGAGTTTCAGCAAATCTATCCTGACAGC GCGAATCCAATGAAGTTAGCTTTAAGGATAAAGAAGATACGGGATGATATATCAACCTTGAAAGAGCAGTGTCGTGAAGTTTTGATGGCCAAACAG GATGTAATTGATAAGGCTCGGACGGTTCTTGTTGGGAACAGAAACATGCTACACAAAATGCAAGCATCCATGGGCAAACCCTTTGTCAGCGATGACGATGATCCTGCATTTGTGCAATTCAAGCAG ATCACTGAAGAGTGGACAACACAAGTTCAATCAAAAATTG ATGGCCAAGAGGACGCAGAGTCTAGTGACGTCAACAAGTTGCTATTCTCGGCTGTAGTGCAGGAATGA
- the LOC111797105 gene encoding aspartyl protease family protein At5g10770-like, whose protein sequence is MAPLSSMLFFAFCFLFFHSSAGKVSPGAHRLTVELADLLPSATCNRRSVQAQDSGRRTQSSLEVIHRHGPCGGGESKAPTAAELFVQDQGRVDFIHSKFSGDFKSVDRLRPSKATKIPAKSGATIGSGNYIVNVALGTPKKYLSLIFDTGSDLTWTQCEPCARYCYSQKDPVFAPSQSTTYSNITCSSPICSQLESGTGNQPGCSTAKSCIYGIQYGDQSFSVGYFAKETLTLTPTDVISNFLFGCGQNNRGLFGSAAGLIGLGQDKISIVKQTAQKYGQIFSYCLPKTSSSTGYLAFGGSGGGGGALKYTPITKAHGVANFYGVDIVGMKVGGIQIPISASVFSTSGAIIDSGTVITRLPPDAYSALKSAFQKGMTKYPKAPELSILDTCYDLSKYTSVEIPKVDFLFKGGTVLELDGTGILYGASTTQVCLAFAGNMDPSTVAIIGNVQQKTLQVVYDVGGGKIGFGYNGC, encoded by the exons ATGGCGCCTCTTTCTTCAATGCTTTTCTTTgccttttgtttccttttctttcactcttccGCCGGGAAAGTCTCGCCGGGCGCCCACCGCCTCACCGTCGAACTCGCCGACCTTCTGCCGTCCGCCACTTGCAACCGCCGCTCCGTTCAAg CCCAAGATTCAGGTCGGAGAACGCAGTCATCACTGGAAGTGATTCACCGGCACGGGCCATGCGGCGGCGGAGAATCGAAAGCACCGACGGCCGCCGAATTATTCGTTCAAGATCAGGGTCGAGTGGATTTCATCCACTCGAAATTCTCAGGGGACTTCAAATCCGTCGATCGTTTACGGCCGTCGAAGGCCACGAAAATCCCGGCGAAGTCCGGCGCCACCATCGGGTCCGGGAATTACATAGTGAACGTGGCTCTGGGGACGCCGAAGAAGTACTTGTCGCTTATATTTGACACCGGCAGCGATCTGACGTGGACTCAGTGCGAGCCGTGTGCCAGATATTGCTACAGCCAGAAGGACCCTGTTTTCGCCCCTTCCCAATCCACCACTTATTCCAACATCACTTGTTCTTCGCCTATCTGCTCTCAGCTTGAATCGGGCACAG GGAACCAACCTGGTTGCTCCACCGCGAAATCCTGCATTTACGGAATACAATACGGCGATCAATCTTTCTCCGTCGGATATTTCGCCAAAGAAACCTTAACCTTAACGCCCACCGATGTTATCAGCAATTTCCTCTTCGGTTGCGGCCAAAACAACCGTGGACTCTTCGGCAGCGCCGCTGGTCTTATCGGCCTTGGCCAGGACAAAATCTCCATCGTCAAACAGACCGCCCAAAAGTACGGTCAGATCTTCTCCTACTGCCTCCCTAAAACCTCAAGTTCCACCGGCTACCTTGCCTTCGGCGGCagtggcggtggcggcggtgCTCTGAAATACACGCCGATCACAAAAGCACACGGCGTCGCGAATTTCTATGGCGTCGACATCGTCGGTATGAAGGTCGGAGGAATTCAGATCCCGATCTCGGCGTCGGTCTTCTCGACCTCCGGCGCGATCATCGATTCCGGCACGGTGATTACGCGGCTGCCGCCAGATGCGTACAGCGCCTTGAAATCGGCGTTTCAGAAAGGAATGACGAAGTATCCGAAGGCGCCGGAGCTTTCGATTCTGGACACGTGTTACGATCTGAGCAAATACACCTCTGTAGAGATCCCGAAAgtggattttcttttcaaaggaGGAACGGTACTCGAACTGGACGGCACCGGAATCTTGTACGGAGCATCGACGACTCAGGTCTGTTTAGCATTCGCCGGAAATATGGATCCGAGCACCGTCGCCATTATTGGGAACGTGCAGCAGAAGACTCTGCAGGTAGTTTACGATGTCGGTGGAGGGAAGATTGGGTTTGGTTATAATGGTTGTTAA
- the LOC111796478 gene encoding uncharacterized protein LOC111796478, whose translation MTSSVCFGPVIMAKSIDGRGFSSTRIILIGSEFAANRVLFTDSRLLSSRICGARASMVNSYGSSDFVKRMEQAWEISQQPTPICCSSCHSNGHVECQWCKGTGFFILGDNMLCQVPSRNTSCVICAGKGSIRCSDCKGTGYRAKWLGEPPISK comes from the exons ATGACTAGTTCTGTGTGTTTCGGGCCTGTGATTATGGCGAAATCGATTGACGGCAGAGGATTTTCTTCTACGAGAATCATACTAATCGGCTCAGAGTTTGCTGCGAATCGTGTTTTGTTCACCGATTCGAGGCTACTGAGCTCTAGGATTTGTGGCGCGCGAGCTTCTATGGTGAATTCTTATGGAAGCTCGGATTTCGTCAAGAGGATGGAACAAGCATGGGAGATCTCTCAG CAACCAACGCCTATTTGCTGCTCTTCTTGCCACTCAAATGGACATGTGGAGTGCCAATGGTGTAAGGGAACAGGCTTCTTTATTCTCGGAGATAATATGCTTTGTCAAGTTCCTTCCAGAAACACTAGCTGTGTTATTTGCGCCGGCAAG GGCTCTATCCGATGCTCCGACTGCAAGGGAACAGGTTACCGGGCCAAGTGGCTGGGTGAGCCCCCCATTTCTAAATAG
- the LOC111797541 gene encoding VQ motif-containing protein 4-like, which yields MEKHLTTISSPPPSTSPTTFVQADPNSFRDLVQKLTGFSGHSEKLPVTHLSKLSSSNPLPPATDHHTGPRRSPFKLQERRHTIRKLEIKLGPTGIFKNSPSHPRRFDSPIPSPVTPLAAEFLFLRKPGVASPLTPPVTAEDKAIADGGFYLHPSPRSSQPPELLNLFPSKFAN from the coding sequence aTGGAAAAACATCTAACCACCATCTCTTCGCCACCGCCGTCAACTTCTCCGACCACCTTCGTCCAAGCCGACCCAAACTCCTTCAGAGACCTCGTCCAGAAGCTAACCGGCTTTTCCGGTCACTCCGAAAAGCTTCCGGTTACCCACCTCTCCAAACTTTCCTCTTCGAATCCCTTACCTCCCGCCACAGACCATCATACCGGTCCCCGCCGGTCTCCGTTCAAGCTCCAAGAGCGCCGGCACACAATACGAAAGCTAGAGATCAAACTCGGCCCCACtggaattttcaaaaactcgCCGAGTCACCCTCGCCGATTCGACTCGCCCATTCCGAGTCCGGTTACGCCTCTCGCCGCCGAGTTCCTGTTTTTACGGAAGCCCGGCGTAGCCTCGCCACTGACGCCGCCAGTAACGGCGGAGGATAAAGCCATAGCCGACGGCGGCTTTTACCTTCACCCGTCTCCGAGGAGCTCACAGCCGCCGGAGCTCTTGAATTTGTTCCCGTCTAAATTCGCCAATTGA
- the LOC111796681 gene encoding uncharacterized protein LOC111796681 — translation MANQQQVDSRPWILDAVPFIVVILIAAHVLALVYWIYRLATDNRPQRRKAH, via the exons ATGGCGAACCAGCAACAGGTTGATTCAAGGCCGTGGATTCTCGATGCCGTGCCTTTTATCGTTGTTATTCTAATTGCCGCACATGTTCTCGCACTG GTCTACTGGATTTACAGATTAGCGACGGACAACAGGCCTCAAAGGCGGAAAGCACATTAA
- the LOC111797430 gene encoding peroxidase 46-like yields MAKTASCSDICKSFLLLLVLSVPASTVALSFGFYAATCPAAEFMVRNIVRSASSVDPSVPGKLLRLLFHDCFVEGCDASVLLQGNGTERTDPGNKSLGGFEVIDSAKRNLEFFCPQTVSCADIVVLAARDAVEFTGGPFVQVPTGRRDGKISAASNVRPNIVDTSFSVDQMMSLFSSKGLSADDLVVLSGAHTIGSAHCSAFSDRFRRDSNGRMSLVDASLDGSYANDLMRRCSAGAASAVTVENDPETAAVFDNQYYRNILSHKGLFQSDSVLISDGRTRARVESFAEDQIGFFESWAQSFLKLSSIGVKSGDEGEIRMSCSSNNV; encoded by the exons ATGGCGAAAACGGCGTCGTGTAGCGATATATGCAAGTCGTTTTTGCTTCTTCTGGTTTTGTCTGTTCCGGCATCGACGGTGGCCTTGTCGTTCGGGTTTTACGCTGCCACGTGTCCTGCGGCGGAGTTTATGGTCCGGAATATCGTTAGATCGGCTTCCTCCGTTGACCCCTCCGTTCCCGGCAAGCTCCTCCGACTTCTCTTCCATGACTGTTTTGTTGAG GGCTGTGACGCATCTGTGTTGCTGCAAGGAAATGGAACGGAAAGAACTGACCCTGGAAACAAGTCTCTTGGAGGCTTTGAAGTTATTGATTCAGCTAAGAGAAATCTTGAATTTTTCTGTCCCCAAACTGTCTCCTGTGCCGACATTGTCGTTTTGGCCGCCAGAGATGCCGTTGAATTC ACAGGCGGGCCCTTCGTCCAAGTCCCGACCGGCCGGAGAGACGGAAAAATATCGGCGGCGTCAAACGTCCGACCAAACATTGTCGACACAAGCTTTTCAGTCGACCAAATGATGTCTCTCTTCTCATCAAAAGGTCTGTCGGCGGACGATCTTGTCGTCCTTTCTGGGGCCCACACCATCGGATCGGCCCACTGCAGCGCCTTCAGTGACCGCTTCAGAAGAGATTCAAACGGCCGAATGAGCCTCGTCGACGCCTCTCTGGACGGCTCATATGCCAACGATCTTATGCGGCGGTGCTCCGCCGGCGCCGCCTCCGCCGTCACCGTCGAAAACGATCCGGAGACGGCGGCTGTCTTCGACAATCAGTACTACAGAAACATTCTGTCGCACAAAGGCCTGTTTCAGTCGGATTCTGTTCTGATTAGCGACGGCCGGACCAGGGCCCGGGTGGAGAGCTTTGCAGAGGATCAGATTGGGTTCTTTGAAAGCTGGGCTCAGTCGTTCTTGAAACTCAGTAGTATTGGAGTTAAAAGTGGGGACGAAGGGGAAATTAGAATGTCTTGTTCTTCTAataatgtttga
- the LOC111796477 gene encoding spindle and kinetochore-associated protein 2 isoform X1: protein MALDRLHQHHQAADGLTNLFTKANHDLSVVQYRLEKEFQQIYPDSANPMKLALRIKKIRDDISTLKEQCREVLMAKQDVIDKARTVLVGNRNMLHKMQASMGKPFVSDDDDPAFVQFKQITEEWTTQVQSKIGEDGQEDAESSDVNKLLFSAVVQE from the exons ATGGCGCTCGATCGTCttcatcaacatcatcaagcaGCCGATGGATTGACGAACTTATTCACGAAGGCCAATCACGATCTCTCGGTTGTTCAATACAGGCTCGAGAAGGAGTTTCAGCAAATCTATCCTGACAGC GCGAATCCAATGAAGTTAGCTTTAAGGATAAAGAAGATACGGGATGATATATCAACCTTGAAAGAGCAGTGTCGTGAAGTTTTGATGGCCAAACAG GATGTAATTGATAAGGCTCGGACGGTTCTTGTTGGGAACAGAAACATGCTACACAAAATGCAAGCATCCATGGGCAAACCCTTTGTCAGCGATGACGATGATCCTGCATTTGTGCAATTCAAGCAG ATCACTGAAGAGTGGACAACACAAGTTCAATCAAAAATTG GGGAAGATGGCCAAGAGGACGCAGAGTCTAGTGACGTCAACAAGTTGCTATTCTCGGCTGTAGTGCAGGAATGA
- the LOC111797717 gene encoding protein TIC 55, chloroplastic: protein MASLRPFLSVSPFSHAPKRTRFANVLNAPSPSVSSLPFKLVAARKRFVVRGDAVVDAGTTASIGDLKDDDDQAVILGPATDEELSGGSSVEYDWTEEWYPLYLTRDVPEDAPLGLTVFDKQLVLYRDGTGELRCHEDRCPHRLAKLSEGQLIDGKLECLYHGWQFEGEGKCVKIPQLPSDAKIPRSACLRTYEVRDSQGVVWVWMSLEKPPTLKKIPWFDNFERPGFRDNSTIHELPYDHSILLENLMDPAHVPISHDRTDFSARREDAQPLGFEVTERTNRGFAGRWGRSKEQSLSNFLRFEAPCVLQNNKEIPNEKGAVDYFTGLFLCRPTGQGKSMLIVRFGSTRSSLLLKLLPSWFIHQNACKVFEQDMGFLSSQNEVLMREKLPTKELYLNLRSSDTWVLEYRRWMDKVGHGMPYYFGHATISLPKLPAVVEHAPVGLVAGASASAPAKGGIGTMHSPNLSNRYFRHIIHCRSCSNVIKSFQTWNKALSAIAVTLVALAILVSGRQWKALILLSAALCYGGAYACSAIVALNTTNFIRTHRRL from the exons ATGGCCTCTCTCCGGCCATTTCTTTCCGTTTCCCCTTTCTCCCACGCACCTAAGCGCACGCGCTTCGCGAATGTCCTTAACGCTCCATCGCCTTCCGTTTCCTCTTTGCCGTTCAAATTAGTCGCCGCCAGGAAGAGATTCGTGGTTCGCGGCGACGCCGTTGTAGACGCCGGAACTACAGCTTCAATCGGCGATCTGAAGGACGATGATGATCAGGCGGTCATTTTGGGTCCGGCGACCGACGAGGAGCTTAGCGGTGGATCTTCGGTGGAGTACGACTGGACTGAAGAGTGGTACCCGCTGTACCTTACGCGAGATGTGCCGGAGGATGCTCCTTTAGGGCTCACTGTGTTCGATAAGCAGTTGGTTCTGTACCGCGATGGAACCGGCGAGCTCCGATGTCACGAAGACAGGTGCCCCCATag GCTAGCAAAGCTCTCTGAAGGCCAATTAATCGATGGCAAGCTGGAATGTCTTTACCATGGCTGGCAATTTGAAGGCGAGGGGAAATGTGTGAAGATTCCTCAG CTTCCTTCAGATGCCAAGATTCCTAGATCAGCATGTCTAAGAACATACGAGGTAAGGGACTCACAGGGAGTTGTATGGGTGTGGATGTCTTTGGAAAAGCCTCCAACCCTCAAAAAGATACCATGGTTCGACAACTTCGAGCGGCCCGGGTTCCGAGACAATTCGACCATTCATGAGCTTCCTTATGATCACTCCATACTTCTTGAGAACCTTATGGATCCTGCACATGTACCTATCTCCCATGATAGAACAGATTTTAGTGCCAGAAGGGAAGATGCTCAGCCATTAGGATTCGAAGTTACCGAGCGTACGAACCGTGGTTTCGCTGGTCGATGGGGCCGTTCTAAAGAACAGTCATTGTCAAACTTCTTAAGGTTTGAAGCTCCTTGTGTCCTTCAGAATAACAAGGAAATTCCCAATGAAAAAGGTGCTGTGGATTACTTTACAGGACTTTTCCTCTGTAGGCCTACAGGCCAGGGGAAATCCATGCTTATAGTGAGATTTGGTAGCACAAGATCTTCCCTTCTGTTGAAATTGCTGCCTTCATGGTTTATCCACCAAAATGCCTGCAAGGTTTTTGAGCAAGATATGGGATTTCTTTCATCCCAAAATGAGGTTCTAATGAGAGAAAAACTGCCCACCAAAGAGCTCTACCTCAACTTACGATCTTCCGATACTTGGGTTCTCGAGTATCGACGCTGGATGGACAAGGTCGGGCACGGGATGCCGTATTACTTCGGACATGCTACAATTTCGTTGCCTAAACTGCCTGCTGTTGTTGAACACGCCCCGGTGGGACTAGTTGCTGGAGCTTCAGCATCTGCTCCAGCTAAAGGGGGGATCGGCACGATGCATTCTCCGAACTTGTCGAACCGATACTTTCGACATATCATTCATTGCAGGAGTTGCAGTAATGTCATCAAATCTTTTCAAACTTGGAATAAGGCTCTTTCTGCCATTGCCGTCACTTTGGTTGCATTGGCCATTTTGGTGAGTGGAAGGCAATGGAAGGCCCTCATTCTGTTGTCTGCAGCATTGTGCTATGGTGGAGCTTATGCATGCTCGGCTATTGTGGCATTAAATACCACTAATTTTATAAGAACTCACAGAAGGTTGTGA
- the LOC111796680 gene encoding protein ENHANCED DISEASE RESISTANCE 2-like yields the protein MITIPQNHQRKFPDAEDWISESINGGSLRHVDLQTGTNGWASPPGDLFSIRSKNYFTKRQKSPAGDYLLFPAGMDWLKSTSKLENVLAREDNRVSLSLLRAQAEGKSLKSFIFAVNLQIPSNIDQYSAVFYFATEDPIPAGSLLHRFIHEDDTFRNERFKIVNRIVNGPWIVKKTVGNYSACLLGKALACSYHKGTNYFEIDVDIGSSALACAILRLTLLYVNSVTIDMGFLVEAVTEDELPERLIGAVRVSQIEMEAAAVVESVTGPPRPLENGKVDQLLKSSNDDSEEKICDTINEILRIEDSANVIKA from the coding sequence ATGATTACCATTCCTCAGAACCATCAGAGAAAATTCCCCGACGCCGAAGATTGGATCTCCGAGTCCATCAACGGTGGATCCTTACGCCACGTCGACCTGCAAACTGGAACCAACGGCTGGGCTTCGCCTCCCGGCGATCTTTTCTCCATCCGCTCCAAAAACTACTTCACGAAACGGCAAAAATCGCCTGCCGGCGATTATTTGCTTTTCCCTGCCGGAATGGACTGGCTGAAATCAACTTCCAAACTGGAAAACGTTTTGGCGCGTGAAGACAATCGCGTGTCTTTATCTCTCCTTAGAGCACAAGCCGAAGGAAAATCGCTGAAGAGCTTCATTTTCGCCGTGAATCTTCAAATCCCAAGCAATATTGACCAATACAGCGCCGTGTTCTATTTCGCCACCGAAGATCCGATCCCGGCTGGTTCGCTTCTCCACCGGTTCATCCACGAGGACGATACCTTCAGAAACGAGCGGTTCAAGATCGTGAACCGGATCGTAAATGGACCGTGGATTGTGAAGAAAACCGTCGGAAATTACAGCGCCTGTTTGCTCGGAAAGGCGTTAGCTTGCAGTTATCACAAAGGTACGAATTACTTTGAGATCGATGTCGATATCGGGAGCTCTGCGTTGGCATGCGCGATTCTGCGATTGACATTGCTTTACGTTAATTCCGTAACGATCGACATGGGATTTCTGGTCGAGGCAGTTACGGAGGATGAGTTGCCGGAGAGATTAATCGGCGCCGTTAGGGTTTCTCAGATCGAGATGGAAGCGGCGGCGGTGGTAGAATCGGTTACTGGACCGCCGCGTCCGTTAGAGAACGGTAAGGTGGATCAACTGCTGAAGTCGAGCAACGACGATTCTGAAGAAAAAATTTGTGatacaataaatgaaattctTCGGATTGAAGATTCTGCAAACGTAATAAAAGCATGA